From a single Microbacterium terrisoli genomic region:
- the narI gene encoding respiratory nitrate reductase subunit gamma, with translation MNTLSMLLWVALPYAGIAVFVVGHIWRYRYDKFGWTTRSSQTYENRLLRWGSPMFHFGILCVLVGHAVGLLVPREWLYAIGIDEHMYHIGATVLGTAAAILTLAGLAILIYRRRTVGPVFLATTPMDKVMYVFLGLTLVFGTLATFIYQLFGPGYEYRATIGPWVRSILLLQPRPDLMTGAPLMFQLHALTATLLFILWPFTRLVHVFSAPVQYLFRPYIVYRSRDEHRSGARATRRGWDPVSAPDPQRLRRP, from the coding sequence ATGAACACCCTGTCCATGCTCCTGTGGGTCGCCTTGCCGTACGCGGGCATCGCGGTGTTCGTCGTCGGGCACATCTGGCGGTACCGCTACGACAAGTTCGGCTGGACGACCAGGTCCAGTCAGACGTACGAGAACCGCCTGCTGCGCTGGGGATCGCCGATGTTCCACTTCGGCATCCTGTGCGTCCTGGTCGGGCACGCCGTGGGTCTGCTCGTCCCCCGCGAGTGGCTCTATGCGATCGGCATCGACGAGCACATGTACCACATCGGTGCGACGGTGCTGGGCACCGCCGCGGCCATCCTGACGCTGGCCGGCCTTGCGATCCTGATCTATCGACGCCGCACCGTGGGCCCGGTGTTCCTGGCGACCACGCCGATGGACAAGGTCATGTACGTCTTCCTCGGGCTCACGCTCGTGTTCGGCACGCTGGCCACCTTCATCTACCAGCTGTTCGGCCCCGGATACGAGTACCGTGCGACGATCGGACCCTGGGTGCGCAGCATCCTGCTCCTGCAGCCGCGGCCCGACCTCATGACCGGGGCTCCGCTGATGTTCCAGCTGCACGCGCTGACGGCCACGCTGCTGTTCATCCTGTGGCCCTTCACGCGGCTCGTGCACGTGTTCTCGGCGCCGGTGCAGTACCTTTTCCGCCCGTACATCGTGTACCGCTCGCGCGACGAGCACCGCAGCGGCGCCCGCGCCACCCGCCGTGGTTGGGACCCGGTCTCGGCCCCCGACCCACAGCGGCTGCGCCGCCCGTAG